Genomic window (Corticium candelabrum chromosome 3, ooCorCand1.1, whole genome shotgun sequence):
CTGTTCCACAGTTGCATTCATGCACTGCGTTGTAGGTGCGCCAAGGGTTGCATTGATATAGTTCATATTTTTGTACGATTGCAGATGACAATTAGTTAATTGTTTGAAACTTTATATAAAATGACAATAGCTGCTTGTTCAATGTAACCTCTCTAGTTCTTTCCCCACTTGTAGACCGGTTCCCCTCGCTTGCCTTCTTTTATCGGAAACAGTGCATCGACAAGACGAAGAATAGTGTCTACCTTTGCTGATAAATCGTATTCCCACAATTCAGGCAAACTTTGATTGTTGCTGCCAAAGTCACAGTGATGTTTACAGTCTTCCTCCGAGCCAGCAGGTGATTGTCCGTAAATCTTGCGCGTTGATTCGGTCTCACCAAGTTTGATATCTCGAGCACTAAGTACACTGATCTCAGAGCGAAAAGTACTACAAGAAGTAGTTTCTTCTCGCATGTCAATTGCCTGCTAAAGATGAATCTACCTACAAGCACTCACACAAGAAAATGTTGCAGATTTTTTGTACAAACCTTTGAGCTGCAGCCAAGCCATAAGCGTAAGCGTCTCAGCATGTATTCCAGTACTTCGAAGTCGTTGCTCTGCTCCAAGAGCGATTTCCTTATTTTGAAGACCGACCTATTGAGGATGACTAAGAAGAGGTTCAGCAAGACAAAGAAGACGGCCAGATTGAAGACGAAGAACATAATTGGCGCTAGAATACGATGTGCTTTTACCCATCCGTAGAATTCAAAGTTGCCTAGGATTGTACTCATCAGAGTTCTCATTGTCGAAGCCAACGAACGGAATTCGCTGTTCTCCAGTAAAACCTATTAGAGCGAAAATGTTTGTCAGTTGAGAGTAATACTATGCTAACGTAGCTAATTGCTGGTTGCTTGCCAAATATCCAAATTGGGTGAAACACcacagaacaacaacaagaatgGTTATAACTGACAGAATCTCCGAAGCAGCAATTTTCATAACCATTCCCAACATTGTCATTCGTCGATTAAAGCGAAATAGTTTGAGAACCTATATGTATACAACAAAGCACGGTACACCATACCAAACAACCACGCATGTACGCTCAGTCGATGGAAGCGTAGAGTCACCAGTTTCTACCTTTATTGTGACGAGAAATCCCAAGAAGGCTAGAACGTATTGCATCGTCAGATTTGCGAGCACAGTTGGGTAGAAATTGATGAAATTGTCGCGCGATTTACTATACCGACTGAGAAGCTGTTTAATGGCCACAATGCGATAAATGGCATAAACGATGGCCGCGTAAGACAAAGTTAAATACGAAATGTCGATCCAAGTCCAAAAATACTTAATGTAAGTCCGCATCCCAATTTGGCGTGCTTCCTTGAAAGTACGGTACGAGTAGAGAATAATAaagaaaataaacaaaatctAGATAAATGCAATTGCAAAAAAAACAAGAAATTTATCAAACAGTTAATTTTTCTGATTGAAATCTTACTTCACACGCTAATTTGAGAGAATCCAGAGAGCTAACGTATCTGATCAGTCTGATAGAAAGAAACTGATACGACGGGAATGCTCCACCTGAGTTCAGCGAACAGAGTATGATGTCAACAACAAATCAGAGAATCGTAAGCGATCAGATGTGCAGTAACCTGTGGCGGGAAACTCGATTAAGAACGTAAGAGATTGAAAGAGATTGACGTTGGCGTTGTATATAGTAAATTCGACAAATACGGCTCTTGTTCTGACATAAATTACCATTCTCGACGTCGCACTCAAAATTGCTTTTCATTATCTCACTTACTGACGATCAATCCAAAGATTATCGCGCAACCCTAACAACGTACGTCTGGCTTGAGAACTGGTATGGCCGAGGTCTTGCACATACCCAGCACCAGAGTAAATGTCGACTTTACCCCAATACGGTACTCTAAAAAGCAAGACAACATTGAACACAACTGGACGAGAAAATGAGTCGTACTAACAACAGATTACCCGTCCAGATCAGACCTGCTACTCCATCGCCAACGCGAGTCACTTACGTTTGTAGTGACCGTCCATCCCACGCCATAATTCTTTTGTTCGTTGCCGGCGCTTGCTTGAGAATAGCAACGTTTAATGTCGTCTTCAAATGTTTCGACAACGTTACACGAATCTTTTTAAAGCTGACCTATAAATTACTATTCAATTATCTCGGGAAGTAATCGACTCGCCTGTATTCACTCGAATTTGTCTCAATCTCGCTCCTCCTAGCAGCTTGCCAATGTTGTCTTTCGTGAATCCCCCATGTTCTACAGAACCTCCGTTGTACCATTGCTCCCAATACAGCCCGTTGATAAGTGTTGTGTTAGCCCATTGAAAGAAATCGTCAGCACTTTAGATTAGCAACACTAACTATAACGACGCACTTAAACAGTGAAATAAACATACGCATTGATACTACTAAAAGACTTCTTGACGTCGAACACATTCTCAGACATCTTTGTCATATAAAAGGAGCGTTCGTCTCGATCGGTGTACGAAATAATGAGGACGAGCCAAAGAAAGGTGATATAGAGCAAAATCTCCCAAAAAACTGCCATCATGTGTTTATGTTTCTCACGACGAATTCGAGCTGATTTGCGATCGCTGTCACTCAAAGCTCTAACGTCGCTAATCTATACAAAGCATTCCACTGAtcacatctacacacacacacacacacacacacacacacacacacacacacacacacacacacacacacacacacacacacacacacacacacacacacagtcgaCTTTCTTTGTGAGCAAAAACTTGAATGATTAAACTGTTTCataaaaatatttcaaatgtAAACATATTCTAAAAGTTAAATTTTGCTAGAATATGTTGCTACATAAATATCAAGAAAAAAACAGtttaaaacaaaatataaaacaaGTAATAGGTCGTTAGTCGAGAAATTGTTTACAGTTACAAAACGACACGTGTTGCTCGCACACTTTTAATGGACACGCATGAGATTGCAAGAGACAGGCACGCTTAAACTAACGGGTTGTAAAAAtgtatattattaaatatatattaatgaTCAATGACAAAGCGTAAGCTAGGCAAATGCAACTACAATACACTATTGATCGTGACGGATATTCGCTATCTACGAATGGCTGGCGATGTCAATCAATACATGCATAAGCTCGTTTTACGTCTCTATTCTATCTTGACTCAGACGAACACTGCACATAGCGAATATCATTGCTGAAGtcttcagattttcttctCCATGTCTGCTGAGTTTGAACTTTTAAAACAGTTGGGCTTATTTGTGAATGTATTCGTACTAAACTGCAATTTCGTCTGACTGATTATAGCTAAATTTCTTCAGACGTGTTGTTCATTCTCCACGCTTTCTCGGACTGAACTGTTACGTTTCCTTGCTGCAAAGTATCTGGGCAGAAGTACATTTCTTCGTTTTGTAATAGGTTTGAAAATACGGCTATCACGATTTTGTGTGAGCAACACGGCGCATCCTCCGCTATTTTGGAAGCAACGCTGCGCTGAGTCCTATATAGCAAACGGTTCTGCACCACCTTTGTAAGGCTTCTAGAAAGCCAATACTTCTAGCACGTCTCACGTCTGCAAGGATTCTAAGAAGCTAGTACTGCTTGCACGAGTGGTCCAACTTTCCCCCCATCTATTTTATTGGTCCACCTCCTATTTCCCATTCTTGAGTCTAGAGTTTGTATATATCTTGTCAATCTAATATCTTcccaggggcggcggagccggtACGGCATTACTGCGAGCGCCGTACAACTTTTTGAAGTGGTAAGGCAGAGCTGCGGGCTTGGATAAGACTAATTCGATTAGATAAGCCTGTAGGTTTAAATGTCGAGTACGACGCGGCATCGCTTAACGCACTTGCTTGTATAGCACAAAGtgcgtagttgacatcatcgttcgcttctagtacgtatacATAAAGCTCGGCCATGTACTATTCTGcggtgtcacgactccttgTCAGCATTCGGTTTCGCCAACAGTACCATACCGAATCTAGAAGACTACCAATCTGCAGCGAGGCAGTTTGAAAACTCGtgcattgtacgcggttagcgTATGTAGCACTCAGATCTAGCGAGTCCATGCAATGAAACAAGccgtacgtagtacacaagtacgagtcaactctacacttcccgAACATGGTAAATCCGCTGCACTTCTGTTTTCCCACGCCTAGGTGTTTCCATGCAGTTTACCGTGAGAAGAGCCAAACCAATATCGTAAAAAGAGCTGCTTGTTAGGTCGAAATTAAGTGCCGCCACGCGTTCCTTTCAGagagactgcgttagcaatacacgccatcTGATTATGACGTAAACTCCGTTCCTgtctggagaggtcaacaGGCTGTATGGCTTTAatgaaccgttgagtgaaacagAGCCAGCAGTTCTCACACTATTCCCCCCACAGactagatgtcagagtagacgcgcaagagtggtgtAAACACTGCTACGTCGTTttcaaacctgcagatgagttcagaagaaagaaacgttgctggagagtgtaagTTCTCCGGACCAGTCTCATGTAGGCCATTGCTGGGCTTATTATTCACCGGCATTTTGTCCATCGACATCTTCACTGGTTCTCGTGTTCGAGCGCTCTCCGTGGAGGGCTAGTCTGCGCTTCATGTATCaaacgcaattacattaacgaactctttaggaaatcgaattagccttaccCACGCTGTGAAACCGGATCCAGGGTCCAACGTCACTATGACGCTCTCGAAAGCGACcgggctcttctcgcgctggagcaattccggcaaaagctcctcttCCTCGCGTGATTTACGTGCGTTTTTTACCTCAGCGACGACGCGTAaaagcctggcttgcgaggctaacacatgatgatcaagaggCGAATCTATCTatagtcatcaagagtctgacctctcctagccatttgcagtacttttagtcctGCACGAAAGTCTTCCTTACCCTCCCGCTTCTCAAATACGCCTCTTCTTGTCTTTTGCGAAAgttccagagtgctgcgaccttgaagtgtggaggcaggtagtTGGAAAATGGTTGGcctcaatttcgctcttctacaacccagaccaagctcttgaatagacctggctgtacgtatcttGAAGCAATTAGGCCaaaagtggctactacagactcctgtccatGCACCCAGCAGGGCAGTAGCTTGGCTTCAGAAGTGAGGGGTGCGTAATACTCCAAAATGGGACCAATGTCGTCACAGACTCGTCGCGTAGTCTTTTTGGTCTTTTGAATTATGTATTTAGATGCACGTACAGAAAAAACACAACTAAAATTCTCGAAAATTACATTAACAACTTTGGTAGATCAATTAAGTCAAAAAGCGAAAACAAAACTCATTGCAAGATTGATtcacaagactagcgcgagaaaGT
Coding sequences:
- the LOC134177795 gene encoding polycystin-2-like; protein product: MAVFWEILLYITFLWLVLIISYTDRDERSFYMTKMSENVFDVKKSFSSINAADDFFQWANTTLINGLYWEQWYNGGSVEHGGFTKDNIGKLLGGARLRQIRVNTDSCNVVETFEDDIKRCYSQASAGNEQKNYGVGWTVTTNVSDSRWRWSSRSDLDGVPYWGKVDIYSGAGYVQDLGHTSSQARRTLLGLRDNLWIDRQTRAVFVEFTIYNANVNLFQSLTFLIEFPATGGAFPSYQFLSIRLIRYVSSLDSLKLACEILFIFFIILYSYRTFKEARQIGMRTYIKYFWTWIDISYLTLSYAAIVYAIYRIVAIKQLLSRYSKSRDNFINFYPTVLANLTMQYVLAFLGFLVTIKVLKLFRFNRRMTMLGMVMKIAASEILSVITILVVVLWCFTQFGYLVLLENSEFRSLASTMRTLMSTILGNFEFYGWVKAHRILAPIMFFVFNLAVFFVLLNLFLVILNRSVFKIRKSLLEQSNDFEVLEYMLRRLRLWLGCSSKQAIDMREETTSCSTFRSEISVLSARDIKLGETESTRKIYGQSPAGSEEDCKHHCDFGSNNQSLPELWEYDLSAKVDTILRLVDALFPIKEGKRGEPVYKWGKN